The following coding sequences are from one uncultured Bacteroides sp. window:
- a CDS encoding lactonase family protein, translating into MVKEIIGICTLGILATSCQLKKDNKNGSTAGVNELTMLVGTYTSGSSKGIYSFRFNMQTGESDSLSEVNVNNPSYLTPSEDGKFVYAVSEESNETAAVNAFALDKEKGTLRLLNSQKTMGADPCYVITNGKNVVTANYSGGSISVFPIKEDGSLATASSVFTFEGHGVDLKRQATPHLHCVRFTPDGKYLFADDLGTDEIHKFNVNATANFKNKESFLSMGSPLSFKVEPGSGPRHLTFAPNGKFAYLINELSGKVIAFQYADGQLKEIQSIAADTVNAQGSADIHISPDGKFLYASNRLKADGIAIFKINKEDGKLSKIGYQLTGTHPRNFIITPNGKFLLVACRDSNVIQLFERDQESGLLEDTKQDIKLDKPVCIKFVQ; encoded by the coding sequence ATGGTGAAAGAAATTATAGGCATTTGTACATTAGGAATATTAGCTACAAGCTGCCAACTCAAAAAAGATAATAAAAACGGTAGCACAGCGGGGGTTAATGAGCTGACAATGCTCGTGGGTACTTATACTTCGGGAAGTAGTAAAGGTATTTACTCTTTCCGATTCAATATGCAGACAGGAGAGAGTGATTCTCTTAGCGAAGTCAACGTTAACAATCCTTCTTATCTGACACCGTCTGAGGATGGAAAATTTGTTTATGCAGTAAGCGAGGAGAGTAACGAAACAGCAGCAGTCAACGCTTTTGCTTTAGATAAAGAGAAGGGAACACTACGCTTACTTAACTCTCAAAAGACGATGGGAGCTGATCCGTGTTATGTGATCACAAACGGGAAGAACGTAGTTACAGCTAACTATAGCGGAGGTAGTATATCGGTATTCCCTATTAAGGAAGATGGTTCGCTTGCAACGGCTTCTTCTGTCTTTACTTTCGAAGGACATGGTGTGGATCTTAAAAGACAAGCTACGCCTCACTTGCATTGCGTACGCTTTACGCCCGATGGTAAATATCTGTTTGCAGATGATCTAGGCACGGATGAAATTCATAAATTTAACGTGAACGCTACGGCTAACTTTAAAAATAAAGAGAGTTTCTTAAGCATGGGGAGCCCTTTGTCATTCAAGGTGGAACCCGGGTCGGGACCTCGACATCTTACTTTTGCACCTAACGGAAAATTTGCTTACCTCATCAACGAGCTATCGGGAAAAGTCATTGCTTTTCAATATGCTGACGGACAGTTAAAAGAGATTCAGTCTATAGCTGCTGACACCGTTAACGCACAAGGAAGTGCAGATATACATATCAGCCCCGACGGCAAGTTTCTCTATGCCAGCAACCGACTGAAAGCTGATGGAATAGCGATCTTTAAGATTAATAAGGAAGATGGCAAGCTAAGCAAGATTGGCTATCAGTTAACTGGAACTCATCCACGGAACTTCATCATTACTCCCAACGGTAAGTTCTTATTGGTGGCATGTCGTGACAGTAATGTGATTCAGCTCTTTGAAAGAGATCAGGAGAGTGGATTGCTAGAAGACACAAAGCAGGATATTAAATTGGATAAGCCTGTCTGCATCAAGTTTGTACAGTAA